In one Chlamydia sp. BM-2023 genomic region, the following are encoded:
- a CDS encoding hemolysin family protein, translating into MISTVLIFLIICFTLCSGFVSLSQIAFFSLPTSLISHYKRSKYKKQQLVATLLSHPHHLLITLIFLDIGLNIGIQNCVAILVGDNASWLLIVGFPLALTLILGEILPKAVALPYNTQIACFVAPLILVFTKVLRPLLYWAISGINYIVQWILSKQKMDIIQPQELKEVLQSCKDFGVVNQDESRLLYGYLSLSDCSVKERMKPRQDVLFYDIQTPIDNLYNLFSQQHCSRVPVCNDNLQNLLGICTAKTLLLHGKPLQSSDDLLPLLNKPYYMPETISAKTALCHLAAEDETLGMIIDEYGSIEGLITQEDLFEIVSGEIIDQRSEKVLYTMSGKDVIIAAGTLELSDLSEIFNINLPTHNNSATLGGWLTEQMESIPITGTKLTWNNLMFQVLDAAPNRIRRVYIRKMHD; encoded by the coding sequence ATGATTTCTACTGTATTAATCTTTTTAATCATATGCTTTACCCTGTGTTCCGGTTTTGTTTCCCTATCACAGATAGCGTTTTTTTCTCTGCCGACTTCGTTAATTTCTCATTACAAACGTTCGAAATATAAAAAGCAGCAGTTGGTAGCTACGCTACTTTCGCATCCCCATCACTTGTTAATCACCCTGATTTTTCTTGATATAGGGTTAAATATTGGCATTCAAAACTGCGTCGCTATACTCGTTGGAGATAATGCTTCTTGGCTGCTTATTGTTGGCTTTCCTTTAGCGTTAACTTTGATTCTTGGGGAAATTTTACCCAAGGCTGTTGCTTTACCCTACAACACACAAATTGCCTGTTTCGTAGCGCCTCTAATTTTAGTATTTACTAAGGTGCTTCGTCCGCTATTGTATTGGGCTATCAGTGGAATCAATTATATTGTGCAGTGGATTCTTTCTAAGCAAAAAATGGATATTATCCAACCTCAGGAATTAAAAGAGGTCTTGCAAAGTTGTAAAGATTTTGGCGTTGTTAACCAAGATGAGAGCCGCCTACTCTACGGATATCTCTCTCTTAGCGATTGCAGTGTTAAAGAGCGTATGAAACCTCGTCAGGACGTTTTATTTTATGATATTCAAACTCCCATAGATAATCTTTATAATTTATTTTCCCAGCAGCATTGCTCTAGAGTTCCTGTATGTAATGACAATCTACAAAATCTTTTAGGAATCTGCACGGCAAAGACATTGCTATTGCATGGCAAACCTCTACAATCTTCAGATGATCTTTTACCCTTACTGAACAAGCCGTATTACATGCCAGAAACGATATCTGCAAAAACGGCTTTATGCCATCTTGCAGCTGAAGATGAGACTTTAGGAATGATTATCGATGAATATGGCTCTATAGAAGGGTTAATCACTCAAGAGGATCTCTTTGAGATTGTTTCTGGTGAAATCATAGATCAACGAAGTGAAAAAGTTCTTTATACAATGTCAGGAAAAGATGTTATTATTGCTGCGGGAACTTTAGAATTAAGTGATCTGAGCGAGATTTTTAATATTAATCTTCCGACTCATAATAATAGCGCAACTTTAGGAGGCTGGTTAACTGAACAGATGGAATCTATTCCAATTACAGGGACTAAGCTTACTTGGAATAATCTCATGTTCCAAGTTTTGGATGCAGCTCCTAATCGTATACGCAGAGTATATATAAGGAAAATGCATGACTGA
- the dcd gene encoding dCTP deaminase, whose translation MSIKEDKWIRKMALAYGMIEPFADGQVNTDVKTGEKLISYGLSSYGYDLRLSREFKVFTNVYNSLVDPKHFTEDTFISITDDVCIIPPNSFALAHSVEYFRIPRNVLTMCIGKSTYARCGLIVNVTPFEPEWEGYVTIEISNTTPLPAKIYANEGIAQVLFFEADEACEVSYAERKGKYQKQQGITVPFV comes from the coding sequence ATGAGCATTAAAGAAGATAAATGGATCCGAAAAATGGCGTTGGCTTATGGAATGATTGAGCCGTTCGCTGACGGGCAAGTAAATACTGACGTGAAAACGGGAGAAAAACTCATTAGCTATGGTTTATCTAGCTATGGTTATGACCTTCGATTATCTCGAGAATTTAAGGTATTCACCAATGTGTATAATTCTCTTGTAGACCCCAAGCATTTTACTGAAGACACATTTATTTCTATTACTGATGATGTTTGTATTATTCCTCCGAATTCGTTTGCTCTTGCGCATAGCGTAGAGTATTTTCGCATTCCTAGGAATGTCTTAACAATGTGTATAGGGAAATCAACATATGCACGTTGTGGTCTAATTGTTAATGTAACACCTTTTGAGCCTGAGTGGGAAGGTTACGTCACTATAGAGATTTCCAATACTACTCCTCTGCCTGCAAAAATTTATGCTAACGAGGGAATAGCGCAAGTCTTGTTTTTTGAGGCAGACGAAGCCTGTGAAGTCTCTTATGCTGAAAGAAAAGGCAAGTATCAAAAGCAACAGGGAATTACCGTTCCTTTTGTTTAA
- the ruvB gene encoding Holliday junction branch migration DNA helicase RuvB has product MTHQVSVLHQDKKFDISLRPKGLKEFCGQSQLTERLELFLSAAVQRGEVPGHCLFFGPPGLGKTSLAHIVALTVGKGLVVASGPQLVKPSDLLGLLTSLQEGDVFFIDEIHRMGKVAEEYLYSAMEDFKIDITIDSGPGARSVSVDLAPFSLVGATTRSGMLSEPLRARFSFTGRVSYYADEDLARILKRSSNLLGIDADASALYEIARRSRGTPRLANNLLRWVRDFAQMREGNCINSAVAEKALAMLLIDDWGLNEIDIKLLTTIIDYYQGGPVGIKTLSVAVGEDIKTLEDVYEPFLILKGLLKKTSRGRMVTQLAYDHLKRCSNNLQSLGEEK; this is encoded by the coding sequence ATGACGCATCAGGTATCTGTCCTACATCAAGACAAAAAGTTTGATATTTCTTTACGGCCTAAGGGACTAAAGGAATTTTGTGGTCAGTCACAGCTCACAGAACGTTTGGAATTATTTCTGAGTGCTGCCGTGCAACGGGGAGAAGTTCCCGGACATTGTCTTTTTTTTGGACCTCCAGGATTGGGGAAGACATCACTGGCGCACATTGTTGCTCTTACTGTAGGCAAGGGTCTTGTAGTTGCCTCGGGACCCCAACTTGTTAAGCCTTCCGATTTGCTGGGATTATTGACCAGTCTGCAAGAAGGAGATGTGTTTTTTATAGATGAAATTCATCGTATGGGAAAAGTCGCAGAGGAATATTTATATTCCGCAATGGAAGATTTTAAAATTGATATCACCATTGATTCTGGACCCGGAGCTCGCTCTGTCTCCGTGGATCTCGCTCCATTTAGTTTGGTAGGAGCTACAACACGTTCAGGAATGTTAAGTGAACCACTGCGTGCGCGTTTTTCTTTTACAGGCAGAGTGTCCTATTATGCCGATGAAGATTTAGCAAGGATTCTTAAACGATCCTCAAATTTGCTAGGTATTGATGCAGATGCTTCTGCATTATATGAAATCGCTCGTAGGTCTCGAGGAACACCACGATTAGCAAACAATCTTTTGCGTTGGGTGCGAGATTTTGCTCAAATGCGCGAGGGCAATTGTATTAATAGTGCCGTAGCCGAAAAAGCTTTGGCTATGCTATTAATAGATGATTGGGGTTTAAATGAGATTGATATTAAACTCCTCACCACAATAATAGACTATTATCAGGGTGGCCCTGTAGGGATTAAGACTTTATCTGTGGCCGTCGGAGAAGACATCAAAACATTGGAAGATGTTTATGAACCCTTCCTAATTTTAAAGGGTCTATTAAAAAAAACATCTCGAGGAAGAATGGTTACCCAACTTGCTTACGATCATTTGAAAAGGTGTTCAAATAACTTGCAGAGTTTAGGAGAAGAAAAGTGA
- a CDS encoding SpoIID/LytB domain-containing protein codes for MKILKYILLGLSFSMVGVGHAEVKVSDTFMVQPVVSEPKIRVLLLEESTTALIEAKGAYRLYGDNVLLQSTAQGLRCAAHALYGGVRWGENFPGIQCLKIEPADNSASLFVNGLQYKGALYIHKTDKNCIVITNELTIEEYLKSILSTKYLRELDKEALSACVILERTALYERLLAKNPQNFWHVVASEDNYTGYGATKQFYGVEDAVDWTSRLIVDNPAGLIIDADGLLKANVDRLAVEGYNARQILEQFYKDADFVVIESWSDEANEMS; via the coding sequence GTGAAGATATTGAAGTACATCCTTTTAGGACTTTCCTTCAGTATGGTTGGGGTAGGGCATGCAGAAGTAAAAGTTTCTGATACTTTTATGGTGCAGCCGGTAGTTTCCGAACCTAAAATTCGAGTTCTTCTTTTAGAGGAAAGTACCACAGCTTTAATAGAAGCTAAAGGTGCTTATCGTCTTTATGGAGATAATGTATTACTACAAAGTACCGCTCAAGGTTTACGTTGTGCTGCTCATGCCCTCTACGGAGGAGTTCGCTGGGGAGAAAATTTCCCCGGAATCCAATGTCTAAAAATAGAACCCGCTGATAATTCAGCATCTTTATTTGTAAACGGATTGCAGTACAAAGGTGCTCTGTATATTCATAAAACAGACAAGAATTGTATTGTAATAACTAACGAGTTAACCATAGAAGAATATCTTAAATCTATACTCTCTACAAAATATCTTAGAGAACTAGATAAAGAAGCTTTATCTGCATGTGTGATTTTAGAAAGAACAGCTTTATATGAAAGGCTGCTCGCTAAAAATCCTCAAAACTTCTGGCATGTTGTAGCCAGCGAAGATAATTATACAGGCTATGGCGCTACGAAACAATTTTATGGTGTTGAAGATGCTGTAGATTGGACATCACGTCTGATCGTGGATAATCCTGCAGGATTAATCATTGACGCAGATGGCTTGCTGAAAGCTAATGTAGATCGTCTTGCTGTCGAAGGTTATAATGCTCGTCAAATACTAGAGCAGTTCTATAAAGATGCAGACTTTGTAGTTATAGAGTCTTGGAGTGATGAAGCCAACGAGATGAGCTAG
- a CDS encoding glycogen-debranching protein — translation MGKVHFYPGSPLPLGATQLSSNRYRFALFSSKANQVTLALADKHFRIHETVLSPKENRTGDVWHIEVEGISDQWSYAFRVNTSPETQALWNSNKYLSDPYAKNIHSPQTFLSTKTSGDYAFSYLKNEEFSWEGDRCLNIPRQESIIYEMHVRSFTWDHSSKVRHPGTFLGIVEKLDYLKTLGINAVELLPIFEFDEAYNPFRSPNFPNLCNYWGYSPVNFFSPCRRYAYASDPCAPIREFKTLVKALHKAGIEIILDVVFNHTGLEGTFCPLPWIDRASYYMLNANEEFFNYSGCGNTINTNYTPTTQLILDVLRYWVQEMHVDGFRFDLASVFSRDPLGNPVPYSPILDAISNDPLLSSTKIIAEPWDAAGLYQLGYFPTIHKRWSEWNGSYRDTIKSFLNGSEHLIGTFASRISGSQDLYPTGSPSNSINYICSHDGFTLHDTVAYNEKHNEENGEENRDGTNANYSYNFGEEGPTQDPKILELRQRQIRNFFLTLFLSQGIPMFQSGDEYGHTGKGNNNRWALDSRINYFLWDELSQNTSLVDFVISAIRFRKHHKEMFNEGFLNEENMTWFDIDANPVQWTPGHFLAYEMKHLNYSIYVAFYTGKEQLSITLPKLRENFLPYERVADSAEGFVSKSLEKNTILDGHTILVAISYAKTSSSSRWLHHSKTL, via the coding sequence ATGGGCAAAGTTCATTTTTATCCTGGCTCTCCATTACCTTTGGGAGCAACTCAACTTTCATCTAATCGTTATCGGTTTGCGTTATTTTCTTCAAAAGCTAATCAGGTAACTTTAGCTTTAGCAGACAAACATTTTCGCATTCATGAAACTGTTTTATCACCCAAAGAAAATCGTACGGGAGATGTCTGGCATATAGAGGTTGAGGGCATTTCGGATCAATGGTCTTATGCTTTTCGTGTGAATACTTCCCCAGAGACACAAGCCTTATGGAACTCTAATAAATATCTTTCAGATCCTTACGCCAAAAACATCCATTCTCCACAAACTTTTCTATCTACAAAAACTTCCGGAGACTATGCCTTTAGTTATTTAAAAAATGAAGAGTTTTCTTGGGAAGGAGATCGCTGTCTTAACATACCTAGACAAGAATCAATTATTTATGAAATGCACGTGCGTTCTTTTACTTGGGATCACTCTTCTAAAGTCCGTCACCCAGGTACTTTCCTAGGAATTGTTGAAAAGCTCGACTACTTAAAAACACTTGGAATTAATGCGGTAGAACTTCTACCTATTTTTGAGTTCGATGAGGCGTACAACCCATTTAGAAGCCCAAATTTTCCAAACCTTTGTAACTACTGGGGATATTCTCCTGTAAACTTTTTTTCTCCCTGTCGTCGTTATGCTTATGCTTCGGACCCTTGCGCTCCCATTAGAGAGTTTAAAACTCTTGTAAAAGCTTTGCATAAAGCAGGCATAGAGATCATTTTAGACGTTGTTTTCAACCATACGGGATTAGAAGGAACCTTCTGTCCTTTACCTTGGATCGACCGTGCTTCTTATTACATGCTCAATGCTAATGAGGAATTCTTTAACTATTCGGGATGTGGAAATACAATAAACACCAACTATACGCCTACAACACAGTTAATTTTGGATGTCTTGCGTTATTGGGTTCAAGAAATGCATGTGGATGGATTTCGTTTCGATCTTGCCTCTGTATTCTCGCGCGATCCTTTAGGGAATCCTGTTCCCTACTCTCCTATTTTAGATGCTATTAGCAATGATCCCTTACTTTCTAGCACAAAAATTATTGCCGAGCCATGGGATGCTGCGGGTCTTTACCAACTTGGCTATTTCCCCACGATCCATAAACGCTGGAGTGAATGGAACGGCTCTTATCGTGATACTATAAAATCCTTCTTAAATGGAAGTGAGCATCTTATTGGTACATTTGCTTCAAGAATCTCAGGATCTCAAGATCTCTATCCTACGGGCTCCCCTTCCAACTCAATTAACTACATCTGTAGTCATGATGGATTCACTCTTCATGACACTGTCGCTTATAACGAAAAACATAACGAAGAAAACGGAGAGGAAAATCGCGACGGAACTAATGCTAACTATAGCTATAATTTTGGAGAAGAAGGCCCGACCCAAGATCCAAAAATTCTTGAATTACGCCAACGTCAAATCCGCAACTTTTTTCTTACACTATTCCTCTCTCAAGGAATCCCTATGTTTCAATCTGGGGATGAGTACGGCCATACAGGAAAAGGGAATAACAACCGCTGGGCTTTAGATTCCCGTATAAATTATTTTCTTTGGGATGAATTATCTCAGAATACTTCCCTTGTAGATTTTGTTATTTCTGCTATTCGCTTTAGAAAGCACCACAAAGAGATGTTTAATGAGGGATTTTTGAATGAAGAAAATATGACTTGGTTTGACATAGATGCAAATCCTGTACAATGGACTCCAGGACATTTCTTAGCCTATGAGATGAAACATCTCAACTATTCTATCTATGTGGCTTTTTATACTGGGAAAGAACAACTCTCAATAACCTTACCTAAATTACGAGAAAATTTCCTTCCCTATGAAAGAGTAGCTGATAGTGCTGAGGGCTTTGTTTCAAAAAGCTTAGAAAAAAACACTATTTTAGATGGGCATACGATTTTAGTTGCTATAAGTTATGCAAAAACCTCTAGCTCATCTCGTTGGCTTCATCACTCCAAGACTCTATAA
- a CDS encoding type III secretion chaperone Slc1, with protein MSRQNAEENLKNFAKELKLPDVAFDQNNTCILFVDGEFSLHLTFEEHSDRLYVYAPLLDGLPDNSQRKLALYEKLLEGSMLGGQMAGGGVGVATKEQLILMHCVLDMKYAETNLLKAFAQLFIETVVKWRTVCADICAGREPSVDTMPQMPSAGGGGMQPPPTGIRA; from the coding sequence ATGTCCAGGCAAAATGCTGAGGAAAATCTAAAAAATTTTGCTAAAGAACTAAAGCTTCCTGATGTAGCTTTTGATCAGAACAATACGTGCATTTTGTTTGTTGATGGCGAATTTTCCCTTCACCTTACTTTCGAAGAGCATTCTGATCGCTTATACGTCTACGCTCCATTGTTAGATGGTTTGCCAGATAATTCTCAAAGAAAGTTAGCTTTATATGAAAAGCTTTTAGAGGGGTCAATGCTAGGCGGACAAATGGCTGGTGGCGGTGTAGGAGTCGCTACTAAAGAGCAGCTTATTTTAATGCACTGTGTTCTTGATATGAAATACGCTGAAACTAATCTTTTAAAAGCTTTTGCTCAGCTATTTATTGAAACCGTCGTAAAATGGCGGACCGTTTGTGCCGATATTTGTGCCGGCAGAGAACCTTCTGTGGATACTATGCCTCAAATGCCTTCAGCTGGCGGCGGTGGAATGCAGCCTCCTCCAACAGGAATTCGTGCATAG
- a CDS encoding single-stranded DNA-binding protein, protein MMFGYFVGYLGADPEERMTSKGKRVVVLRLGVKSRVGTKDETVWCKCNVWHNRYDKMLPYLKKGSGVIVAGDISIESYMSKDGTPQSSLVISVDTIKFSPFNRSETRAPAAGENPGQASYDNVSVGFEGESLDTEAISDKDMYAGYGQGQQYVCEDVPF, encoded by the coding sequence ATGATGTTTGGTTATTTTGTCGGTTATCTGGGAGCAGATCCCGAGGAAAGAATGACCTCAAAGGGTAAACGTGTTGTCGTATTGCGCTTAGGAGTGAAGTCTCGTGTAGGAACAAAAGATGAGACTGTATGGTGTAAGTGTAATGTATGGCACAATCGCTATGATAAAATGCTTCCCTATTTGAAAAAAGGATCGGGAGTAATCGTCGCTGGAGACATTTCTATAGAAAGCTACATGAGTAAGGATGGCACTCCACAATCCTCACTAGTGATCAGCGTAGATACTATTAAGTTCAGTCCTTTTAATCGGAGTGAAACACGAGCTCCAGCAGCGGGAGAAAATCCTGGGCAAGCATCCTATGATAATGTGTCTGTAGGGTTTGAAGGAGAAAGTCTAGATACAGAAGCAATATCCGATAAAGATATGTACGCTGGCTATGGACAAGGTCAGCAATATGTTTGTGAAGATGTACCTTTTTAA
- a CDS encoding leucyl aminopeptidase, producing the protein MVLFYSQASCSKRVKADAIVLPFWKVKGKVKCAASIAKDYEPLYQAALDNFTGKSGEAELIYSFGKAQEKRILLLGLGKNEELTSQEVLEAYSRATRVLRKAKCSTINVVLPTVSELRISVEDFVTNLTSGILSLNYNYPKYHKDSSNSEPLLTKVNVLGIVPKIADRIFRKEESIFEGVYLTRDLVNGNADDVTPKKLASIAQGIAKEFPNIDAKILNKDAILKEKMGLLAAVAKGSAVDPYFIVLSYQGKPKSKDHTVLVGKGVTFDSGGLDLKPGKSMLTMKEDMAGAATVLGILSGVAALELPVNVTGIIPATENAIDAAAYKMGDVYVGMSGLSVEIGSTDAEGRLILADAITYALKNCKPTRIIDFATLTGAMVVALGEDVAGVFSNNDVLAQDLLDASLETGEALWRLPLVEKYNKALNSDIADMKNIGSNRAGAITAALFLRRFLEDQPVAWAHLDIAGTAYREKDEDLFPKYASGFGVRCLIYYIEKFLSK; encoded by the coding sequence GTGGTTTTATTTTATTCTCAAGCGTCTTGTAGTAAACGAGTTAAAGCTGATGCTATTGTTCTTCCCTTCTGGAAGGTGAAGGGTAAGGTAAAGTGCGCGGCTTCTATAGCAAAAGATTATGAACCACTTTATCAAGCTGCTTTAGATAATTTTACAGGAAAAAGCGGAGAAGCCGAACTAATCTATAGTTTCGGAAAGGCACAGGAAAAGCGTATTCTACTCCTAGGTTTAGGAAAGAATGAAGAGTTAACTTCTCAAGAGGTATTAGAAGCTTATTCTCGAGCAACCCGTGTATTGCGTAAGGCAAAATGTTCAACAATTAATGTTGTACTTCCAACAGTTTCTGAATTACGTATTTCTGTAGAAGATTTCGTTACAAACCTTACCTCTGGAATTTTATCTCTAAATTATAACTATCCTAAGTATCACAAGGACTCGAGTAATTCCGAGCCTTTACTAACTAAGGTAAACGTATTAGGTATCGTCCCTAAGATTGCTGATAGAATCTTCAGAAAAGAAGAGAGTATTTTCGAGGGTGTTTACCTCACTCGTGATCTTGTAAATGGTAATGCCGATGACGTTACCCCTAAGAAATTAGCAAGCATTGCTCAGGGAATAGCTAAGGAATTTCCAAATATTGATGCGAAGATCCTTAACAAAGACGCTATTCTTAAAGAAAAGATGGGCCTATTAGCAGCTGTGGCTAAAGGGTCCGCTGTAGATCCCTATTTTATAGTTTTAAGCTATCAAGGTAAGCCGAAGTCTAAAGATCATACCGTACTTGTGGGTAAGGGAGTAACTTTTGATTCTGGGGGCTTAGACCTTAAACCAGGGAAGTCTATGTTGACCATGAAGGAAGACATGGCCGGAGCCGCTACAGTATTAGGTATTCTTTCTGGAGTGGCAGCTTTGGAACTTCCCGTTAATGTTACTGGAATTATTCCCGCAACAGAGAATGCCATAGACGCTGCTGCTTATAAAATGGGAGATGTCTATGTGGGTATGTCGGGACTCTCTGTAGAAATTGGCAGTACCGATGCTGAAGGGCGCTTAATTCTTGCAGATGCAATAACTTATGCTTTGAAGAATTGCAAGCCTACAAGAATTATTGATTTTGCTACTTTAACAGGAGCAATGGTCGTTGCTTTAGGAGAGGATGTCGCTGGTGTATTCTCTAATAATGACGTATTAGCTCAGGATCTTTTAGATGCTTCGCTAGAAACTGGAGAAGCTTTATGGAGATTGCCTCTTGTTGAAAAATATAACAAGGCGTTGAATTCCGATATTGCCGATATGAAAAATATTGGAAGTAACCGCGCAGGAGCTATTACAGCGGCGCTTTTTTTAAGACGTTTTCTTGAAGATCAGCCGGTAGCTTGGGCTCATTTAGACATCGCAGGAACTGCATATCGTGAAAAAGATGAAGATCTATTTCCAAAATATGCTTCAGGTTTTGGTGTTCGTTGTCTTATTTATTATATAGAAAAGTTCTTGTCTAAGTAG
- the hctB gene encoding histone H1-like DNA-binding protein Hc2, with product MLGVQKKRSSKKTATKAVRKPARKAAAKKTATRKPAARKTVRKATAKKATVRKTVRKTTARKTVAKKTATRKPAAKKAVRKTTAKKATARKTVRKTAARKTVAKKTATRKPAAKKVVRKTTAKKTTARKTVRKTTARKTVAKKTAARKPAAKKVVRKTTAKKAAVRKPAARRAVAKPAVSACNKHHRHTAACKHVCSSSAKRRCGSKSRVRTAHGWRQQLMKLVSR from the coding sequence ATGTTAGGAGTACAAAAAAAACGTAGCAGCAAGAAAACAGCCACTAAAGCTGTTCGTAAACCTGCTAGAAAAGCTGCTGCTAAAAAGACTGCTACTAGAAAGCCTGCTGCTAGGAAGACAGTTCGTAAAGCAACTGCTAAAAAAGCTACAGTTCGTAAAACTGTTAGAAAAACTACAGCTCGCAAGACTGTAGCTAAGAAAACAGCTACTAGAAAGCCTGCTGCTAAGAAAGCTGTTCGTAAGACAACTGCTAAAAAAGCTACAGCTCGCAAAACTGTTAGAAAAACTGCAGCTCGTAAGACTGTAGCTAAGAAAACAGCTACTAGAAAGCCTGCTGCTAAGAAAGTAGTTCGTAAGACAACTGCTAAAAAAACTACAGCTCGCAAAACTGTTAGAAAAACTACAGCTCGTAAGACTGTAGCTAAGAAAACAGCTGCTAGAAAGCCTGCTGCTAAGAAAGTAGTTCGTAAGACAACTGCTAAAAAAGCTGCGGTTCGTAAGCCTGCTGCTAGACGAGCAGTAGCAAAGCCTGCTGTTTCAGCTTGCAATAAGCACCACAGACATACAGCTGCTTGTAAGCATGTATGTTCCTCTTCAGCAAAAAGAAGATGTGGTTCTAAAAGCCGAGTACGTACAGCTCATGGCTGGCGTCAGCAGTTAATGAAATTAGTTTCTCGTTAG
- a CDS encoding DNA polymerase III subunit delta: MQDYTCFQDFSKFYKEKTPALTVIGSNSEEDKNVCLELLVSGKTQELDAVGLTVNDLARWTEPYGLFTSKEVLSIFQVEKLSQQTRDFLIRYAKNPHPHLTFFLFTTKQSYFQSLRKELAATVFLSLFGEWQSDREKRMTVLLTRKATDLGISCSLALASAFIKKFPQVEMHNLLGEFHKLLCHIGKKPALEYSDIESFVVKKEQVSLWKLRDALLQKNASESVALLRALLYEQGEDPLGLIAFLRSQCLYGLRSLEEDTGDKKHRFFVSYGRERLYQALNHLFYAESIIKNNTQDPIMAVETLMIRMANS; this comes from the coding sequence ATGCAGGACTACACTTGCTTCCAAGATTTTTCCAAATTCTATAAGGAAAAAACTCCCGCTCTTACGGTTATTGGCTCTAACTCTGAAGAAGATAAGAATGTTTGCCTGGAGCTGCTAGTTTCAGGAAAGACTCAAGAGCTTGACGCGGTAGGATTGACTGTCAATGATTTAGCAAGATGGACAGAACCTTACGGATTATTTACCTCTAAAGAGGTATTGTCTATTTTCCAAGTTGAGAAGTTGTCGCAACAAACAAGGGATTTCCTTATTCGCTATGCAAAGAATCCCCATCCTCATCTAACTTTTTTTTTATTTACTACTAAACAGTCGTATTTTCAGTCTTTGCGTAAGGAACTGGCCGCTACGGTTTTTCTTTCGTTATTTGGAGAATGGCAGTCCGATAGAGAAAAACGGATGACTGTTCTCCTTACTCGGAAAGCTACGGATCTCGGGATTTCTTGTTCTTTAGCTTTAGCATCGGCATTTATAAAGAAGTTCCCTCAAGTAGAGATGCACAATCTTCTTGGGGAATTTCATAAGTTGCTATGTCATATTGGGAAAAAGCCTGCTCTAGAGTACTCCGACATAGAGAGCTTCGTAGTAAAAAAAGAACAGGTCTCTTTATGGAAATTGCGAGATGCTCTGTTACAGAAAAACGCTTCTGAAAGCGTGGCCCTACTCCGTGCGTTATTATACGAACAGGGAGAGGATCCTTTGGGGTTAATAGCGTTTCTTCGTAGTCAATGTCTATATGGATTGCGTAGCCTGGAAGAAGACACAGGAGATAAAAAGCATCGCTTTTTTGTTTCCTATGGAAGAGAACGGTTATATCAAGCTTTAAATCATTTGTTTTATGCTGAGAGTATTATCAAGAATAATACTCAAGATCCTATAATGGCTGTTGAGACTTTGATGATTAGGATGGCAAATTCATGA
- a CDS encoding SAM-dependent methyltransferase — MTLYLFPNTLGNRRVETLPQVIADIIPILQGLIVESDRGGRAFLSLWKVPENHKFPLAVLNKNDRSAKAWDFYLEPIIKKQENWGLVSDSGLPCIADPGAALVHRARALGVPIQAFSGPCSITLALMLSGLPGQNFTFLGYLPQNPKERSRCIKSNSGKLHTQICIETPYRNVYTFQALLETLPGYAELCVGVDLTGDQEFVSTRSVNAWLQSTDLDQVNKRITKTPAIFLFHTPR, encoded by the coding sequence ATGACTTTATATCTTTTCCCTAATACTTTGGGTAATAGACGCGTAGAGACTCTTCCCCAAGTTATTGCTGATATTATTCCCATTCTTCAAGGTTTAATTGTAGAGAGTGATCGTGGAGGGAGGGCTTTTCTTAGTCTATGGAAGGTTCCAGAAAATCATAAATTTCCTCTCGCTGTTTTAAATAAAAACGATCGTTCTGCAAAAGCTTGGGATTTCTATCTTGAACCTATTATCAAAAAGCAGGAGAACTGGGGGTTAGTTTCAGATTCTGGGCTTCCCTGTATTGCTGATCCTGGAGCAGCTTTAGTACACCGTGCGCGAGCTCTTGGTGTTCCTATTCAGGCATTTTCCGGTCCTTGCTCTATAACGCTAGCTTTGATGTTATCGGGATTGCCAGGTCAGAACTTTACCTTTTTGGGGTATCTTCCTCAAAATCCTAAAGAAAGATCTCGTTGTATAAAAAGCAACTCTGGAAAGCTACATACGCAAATATGCATAGAAACTCCCTATCGTAATGTTTATACCTTTCAGGCTTTGTTAGAAACCCTTCCGGGTTATGCGGAGTTATGCGTTGGTGTGGATCTTACCGGTGATCAGGAATTTGTTTCTACAAGATCGGTAAATGCTTGGTTGCAATCTACCGATCTTGATCAGGTAAACAAACGTATTACGAAAACACCGGCAATTTTTCTATTTCATACTCCGAGATGA